In Clostridia bacterium, the genomic stretch TAAAAGAAGGTTTTCTCTCAATATCTGATTTTATTATCACTTTTTCGCTACCTAAAAGCACTCTATACTCTATAGCTGTCAAGGCATCATTGTAAGAATACCGCACAGATTCTATGTCTTTATATTCATCCCCTAGCCCTGCGGATAATTCCAATCCTAGAAACTTTTTGATATTATCAATTATTTCCGTCAGTATACCTGCTACATGACTTTTAAAATTTTGTGCATCCTTATTTTTTTTCATGAAAATGAATGTAAACTGAAAATGTTTATCGCTAAATACCACTCCATTGTCATACTTATTCAATATCTCGTTGCTCACATTTAACACCGCAAAAGATATTAGCTGTCTGTTTTCAGCCCCAAACATCTTCTCAGCTTTTTTCATATCATCTATCCTTATGACCGCCACTACATAAGAATAGGCAGAGATATCAAGTTGGAGCTTGGTAGCGCTCTGTTGAATATCTTTTTCACTCATATAGCCGGATATCAGATTTGTAAAAAATTTCTCCTTTAGAATTTCTAGACTCTCTTCAAATTGACTCTTGAGTTTTTCTATGTTTTTTTGTCTGCAAATTCTTCATCTAATTCATTTTTTATCTTTTTCAAAGTATCTGAAAATTCTTTTGGGGTAATGGGCTTCAATATATAATCGGATACATCCAACTGTACAGCCTGCTGCGCATATTCAAACTCGTCATATCCAGTTATGATGACAACCTTAACGGTAGAATAAATCTCTTTTGCCCGCTTTGCAAGTTCAAACCCGTCCATAAAAGGCATACAAATATCGGTAAGAATTACATCAGGCTGAACCTTTTCCAAAAGTTCAAGGGCTTGATGCCCATCCCCTGCTTCACCAACTAACTCAAAACCTAGAGCTTTCCAATCTATAATATCGCGTATGGCATTTCTTACAAACTCCTCATCTTCCACAAGGATGATTTTATACATAACAACCCTCCTTAAAATTCTTTAAGGATATATTTAATTGTAAAACTGAATATCTGTATAAAAGCGAATATGATGCTGTACAATATATAATTCAATATTTTATATAAATATCCTTCAAAAAATTATATATAATAACTTTTGCTAAACAGTTAAAGAAAAGCCCCACAAATGGGGCTTTCCAGTTTTACTTTTTATATAAAGGTCCAAAATTTTCACAAGCTCTATAGTCAGCTCCCTGAACATCCATCGCTCCAAATGCTCCCCAAGTACTGGGTCTGAATATTTTATCTTCTGGAACATTGTGCATAGCAACAGGTATTCTTAACATTGATGCCAATGTGATGAGCTGTGCTCCAATATGCCCATAGCTGATTGCCCCATGGTTTGCGCTCCAATTGTTCATCACTGAATATACATCCTTGAAAGGACCTTCCCCGGTCAACCTCGGGGCAAACCATGTTGTAGGCCATGTAGGATCGGTACGTTTATCTAGTGTATCATGTACTTCTTTAGGTAGATCTACTGTATATCCTTCAGCTATCTGAAGCATTGGCCCTAACCCTTTTACAATACTTATTCTTGACATTGTTACAGGCATTCCTCCCCTTGTCAAAAAGTTTGAAGAAAAACCTCCGCCTCTAAAATATCCCAATGATGCAGGTCTAAACTGTGT encodes the following:
- a CDS encoding response regulator, whose protein sequence is MYKIILVEDEEFVRNAIRDIIDWKALGFELVGEAGDGHQALELLEKVQPDVILTDICMPFMDGFELAKRAKEIYSTVKVVIITGYDEFEYAQQAVQLDVSDYILKPITPKEFSDTLKKIKNELDEEFADKKT